TCTCTCTTCTTATACATAGAAAAGACCCAAGTTTTTGGCATGGTGCCATTTTAGTCGCTCCCATGTGTAAGGTAAACCATATATAGTAGTAATGTCAAAATATAATAAAGGTTGTGTTTGATTATCATGTTAATGTCGTTCAGTATCAAGTTCAACCATAACATCCGAATCATTTAAATTTTGAACCAGACAACATTTTGATCATTTTGTTTTATCAAACGCAGTCtaagaaaaaaaattataatttcctTTGAGCATCAACTGAAATAACTGTTGGGTGCAACTGTATCTATTGGCTTTAGAGGTGTTAAGTCACGTCTACACCGTTTGGTTTGGGTTATGAATTATCCGTAACGATATGATTGCTAAGCGAAAAGCTTGGAAAGAAATGCATGGAACATGTTAAAAGTAGAGGAAAATGTATTCTGCATTTTTTAAGAAAGATGTCGCATTATTAATCACTATTTTTATCTTAAAAGGCAAACCTACAACATTAACTTACAACAATCacgaatatttagatctcactgaCTCAAGTGAGGCTTGAACTCACAACCTCTTCAGCAACTCACAACCTGAAGGGTCTTCTCATACCGCTAGACTATTAGCCCTACAATaacatatattttgtagttataatTAGCACATTTATCGTTTCTGAAGTTCTTGAGACGAGGGAAAAGTGTTTATGGGTCAACCCAACCAATTTAAACATGAGTGGTGCTAAAAGGGTGTATGCTTTGACCACAACTTGTTTTGATTTGTTACCCAACCCGCCCATTTCGCCACCTTTAACTAACCATTGTGTAGATCTAACACTACTTTCTAACTCAAGTTCTTGACACATAGTTGCTCCAAAGTTTAAGTTATTCAACCTTTTAATGTTGCAACAGATATCTGAGAAGGTGAAGCCTCATCCAATGGTAATAACCATGCTAACACAGGTGGAAGATGTGATACCTAGATGGAAGATTGTGCCTGCAAAAGATGTTATAGATGCGGCATTTAAGGACCCAATCAAACGAGAAGAAGTAAGATCGTTTCATCTTGCAAATTTGTTGTTAAACAAGGGTCATGGATATGTAATTTTTTCCATGGTTTGAACCTGTGTGCAGATACGTTCAAACAAGTTAATATATCAACAAAAACCAAGGCTTAAAACGGCTCTTGAAATGCTTAGGACCAGCATGGGTCTTGAGGATAACTTAAACAAggttaatttatatttaattacttCCCTTCTTGAGTCGATTTTATTATTTTACTTTCCTTATGCAAGAATTCGTCGACCATAACAAGAACTAAAGTCTTGTTGGCAATGGCGAATCCAGGATCAAAATTTAAAGGggccccgatttttttttttcaaaactaattatatttgaagggtACTTTAGAGAATGTTTAACTCTAGAAAActattaattccaaaaatatagggtcttatagttaaatttagtggtgtcacgTGGCCCCACCCGTTACTACATACGATCTCCCTTGCTTGTTGGCGGTGGGCGATCTTAAAGATGCCAAAAAGCATACAAAAAGAGCAAATATtttacaaagttatttttgctgatGTATTCTTTCATGCTTTACTAGTAAGGATATTTCAAAAACTCTGTTTTTCATATTGCACATACTGAGCCCATATGGGTCACAACTGTTTATGTTTTTTTCGGGCAAAAGCCTGGATCTTTTCAAATAATGAGCCGGGCCCGGGTTGTTAAAATGTGTTATGGGCCACTCATATTAAAAAGTTAGTGATTTATGGGCAGGTAACATTGCCATTTTTCGTGCTACATGGAGAAGCAGATACAGTAACAGATCCAGAAGTGAGTCGGGCTTTATACGATCAAGCAAGCAGCAAAGACAAGACCATAAAGCTCTACCCTGGTATGTGGCACGGGTTAACTTCCGGTGAGCCTGATCACAACATTGACATTGTATTTGGCGACATAATTTCGTGGCTCGATAAACGATCCGATGATGATTATGTTATTGACATGAGATATGAGGACAATGTTGATAGTGTTGTCCATGATGATGCTGAGGTGGCGTCCCCTGTGGTAGAAATGAGTGAAAGTAAGCAACGGCGGAATAGGACTCCTGGCAGTTATCTTTGTGGGTGGAAGGGACGGCGGATGCACCATCACTCCGCCATGTAGCCACCGCACTTGAAATGTATTTGTCATTTGGTCTACATGAACTgcagtatatgatttatttactatgTAGCACAATGTAATGGAACATATACTTGTGAATTTTGTGCTTCATAAGTCATATTCTCACACATCCTACACAGTTGCTATATAACTATACAGATATAAATATACAATATATATTTCTGAACCACTAAattgtgaatttataattataatctggAACCAGGATCATATATGGGGCATAAGGCTATATTATTGAACCAAGGGCGAATCTAGTAGTTACTCTGAAGGGTTCCGTGACACCACTAGTTTTGAAACTTTTTTTACAAAATATGATTCGAAATtgcataggacaccactaaataaaATTGTAGGACctcatatatttttaaattttataatCCTACAATTTCAACCAAAATGGACCATTAAGATATTTGTAATTAGCCCACTTAATTTAATTTTATAGTTaagctgaaatgccccgttcatatcgattataaacattacataataattgatttcattgcgaggtatttgacctctatatgatacattttacaaatattgcattcgtttttaaaagacaaactttcattacatcgaaagttgacaggcgtgcataccatttcctaatatatcaaactatcaatgacttaataataatcttgttgaactcaacgaatcgaatgcaacgtcttttgaaatatgccatgaatgactccaagtaatatctctaaaatgagc
The window above is part of the Rutidosis leptorrhynchoides isolate AG116_Rl617_1_P2 chromosome 1, CSIRO_AGI_Rlap_v1, whole genome shotgun sequence genome. Proteins encoded here:
- the LOC139886625 gene encoding caffeoylshikimate esterase-like isoform X3, with translation MKGMGDRWVHVVTSRNLIILLMIAPITSSQEEYMNKRRFLYGESMGGAVSLLIHRKDPSFWHGAILVAPMCKISEKVKPHPMVITMLTQVEDVIPRWKIVPAKDVIDAAFKDPIKREEIRSNKLIYQQKPRLKTALEMLRTSMGLEDNLNKVTLPFFVLHGEADTVTDPEVSRALYDQASSKDKTIKLYPGMWHGLTSGEPDHNIDIVFGDIISWLDKRSDDDYVIDMRYEDNVDSVVHDDAEVASPVVEMSESKQRRNRTPGSYLCGWKGRRMHHHSAM
- the LOC139886625 gene encoding caffeoylshikimate esterase-like isoform X1, translated to MDVEYQEEYIRNSRGVQLFTCKWLPSSPPKALVFLCHGYGMECSDFMKGCGTKLASYGYAVFGIDYEGHGRSMGARCYIKKFDHIVNDCSNYFKYISGQEEYMNKRRFLYGESMGGAVSLLIHRKDPSFWHGAILVAPMCKISEKVKPHPMVITMLTQVEDVIPRWKIVPAKDVIDAAFKDPIKREEIRSNKLIYQQKPRLKTALEMLRTSMGLEDNLNKVTLPFFVLHGEADTVTDPEVSRALYDQASSKDKTIKLYPGMWHGLTSGEPDHNIDIVFGDIISWLDKRSDDDYVIDMRYEDNVDSVVHDDAEVASPVVEMSESKQRRNRTPGSYLCGWKGRRMHHHSAM
- the LOC139886625 gene encoding caffeoylshikimate esterase-like isoform X2; its protein translation is MECSDFMKGCGTKLASYGYAVFGIDYEGHGRSMGARCYIKKFDHIVNDCSNYFKYISGQEEYMNKRRFLYGESMGGAVSLLIHRKDPSFWHGAILVAPMCKISEKVKPHPMVITMLTQVEDVIPRWKIVPAKDVIDAAFKDPIKREEIRSNKLIYQQKPRLKTALEMLRTSMGLEDNLNKVTLPFFVLHGEADTVTDPEVSRALYDQASSKDKTIKLYPGMWHGLTSGEPDHNIDIVFGDIISWLDKRSDDDYVIDMRYEDNVDSVVHDDAEVASPVVEMSESKQRRNRTPGSYLCGWKGRRMHHHSAM